TCcggaaaaatcaaataattgtGTAATTTGTAGAATCATTCACTTAGATCAATTTCAGGACggaagtgaaaaaagtcaTCAATCAGTTAATCGTCGGTTAAAATTATAAAAGAGCAACATCGAAAAGATACAAATTGAAACGAGTACGGGTGATACATCGGAGAAGCGAGAGAACAATAGCAGCAGCACGAGTCAATACATCGATTGTAGTCGCAATTTGGATGGGTGcattaaatattaaaacacATAAACATGATTTGAGCCGCGTTTAAATAAGAGATATGAGAAATTACCTAAAATGATGCAGAGGTAGAGATGATCTTCAATGAAATTGGTGCCTGTTGTAAGCTGTGTAATCGAGAGACCAATGTAACTGACCAATAAAGACGCGACGTAACAACGTAGAGTATGACCATGCATTGTCTTTAAATCTGGTAATATGCTGTAGACGACGAAAGTGGCgaatagaaaaattgttgaaatgaGCATGATTATTGGGTACAGAGTGTACTCGAACGATCTGTCCTCTTCGAGAATAGCATCGCGAAAACACACCATCAGAAAGTGTTTCGGGCCATTTTCTGTCATATTCCAAGCAAGACAATACTCCTTTTCTCTCAAGAAAGTATAATCAGAGTCATTGGGCTGAACGATTGTTCCATCTTCCAGCAGATGATATACGTCGTTGTGATCGTCACTTGTCTGGTAACTACccttttcacagaaatatccgTACCTCCAAATGAAATCGCTCGGTTTTttacttgaaatttcgagctTCGAGTTCAAAATCGGTGGAAATATATCATTGGCTGGCAtggatttattttcataacaATTTATTCCATTGAAATATTCTCCGGGCTTACAACATATCGAAATCGTTGGCTTTTGCTCGTCAGCGTCGGGACTCTTCTTTGATTCCGATGTTAACTAAATGGAAAAATACTTCATTTTTAAAGTGAATACTAGCATCATCCTAGCATCGGACAGGTCTCTCTTTGCGGAGTCATCAACCACGTTGACTCCACAGTAACAAAATTGTACGTAAACATATGATTCATCCGATAGAGGAAATTATTGTACTTATTTTAGTTTCATTATACTATGGACTGATATATTGGTCTGCAAAAAGTTAATAATTTTCCAAGTATCACAAAATCTTTTTCAATCGTGTAATCTTGCTTTATGTGtctgatatttttttagaaatataattaGTAAAAACGGAAAGCCACGGACGGCGTTCTATATATAACATTCGTTCTCTGTGTAAAATTCAATTGCATATAAATTCCATTGAAACGATACCCGGAActaaatacattatttttggAAGATTCAAAGAGACGCGAGGGCAAAGGAGCTCAAGGTCGAATCCGAGGCACTCTCGAAAAACCGGTTTCTATCGTGGGAACGGCGGGTTACGTGGAACGAGGAATCGAACAAACAGCTATCCGGCTTGTGATGTTCGCCGGCACGAAAATTTACCCAAGCTTGTTGAGATAAGGTTTTGTGATACTTTGATGAAATACATGAGTGTTACCTGCTGctgataatcaaaatcgtttaCGGGGAGAGCACGATCGGAATTATTCTTCCCAGCGTCGTATTGCGTGATCCAATTTTCAGTTGTattataatttatattttgatTGATTGTGTTTCCATTGATCGATTGTGAAGAAACGATTCGCGTTAAAAGGCAAAATAACGTGGTCAACAGAGGTGAGAACATGTTGACGATTTCGCGAACGGGATGTGACTGATGATCGGCGGATTTGCCTGAACAGGAAATTTCTAAGAATCTGTTAACTCTGGTAATATGGCACACACGAACACACGCGTACAACACAAGTATCTTTATATTCCGTTGTGGCTAACAAACTGGAATGGTAGGTGAATGATAAATTGGTACAGAATTCAGAAAGGTATTGATCCCTCAAACTTGGAATATCTCGTAACCGACTGTTAACAAATATGGAGTAGCGAACAAAGAGAAAACAATGATCGAGACGTTCCCAACAACTTTCTACCTCCGACTGTCTCTCGTCGTCAGCTATGCAAAGTCGAGACTAGACCTCGAAGAGGGTGACAACCACTTTTACAGACAAGCCTTCTCTTATTATACATCGGGAAACACCCCGTGCTGTTTTTTATCACTTTAATAAAGATGAGAGGGACATTAATTCCATCGGTCCCTCAACAGCTCGTGCGGGCGTTGACGAGAGCTTCTCGAAGAATGATTGGCCCTGAAATAATACTCCTATACGTTAAATTACAAGAAAAGAAAGCGTGTCAGCAAAGAAAAgttgtgtgtgtgcgtgtgtgtgcgtgctcGCGCgcgtgaaagaaaaagagaatcaACCGTCCAATTTACACAAATGACTCAtaacgaaaaattcgtgaacgTTAGTTAACTAtagatgaaaataattatcatgtcTTGCCGAGatattgaagtaaaaaaaagtgttctgAGAAAGAATTTCGGTAGAAACTAAATACGTTAGCAGCTGCTTCTTCGCAACCTCAAGGGAGAGTGCCTTCTTTTATGTTCATTGCAGCATAGTGTTCGTGCCGAGACCCACCGGAGAGCGTCGATTAGACGGACAACTTATCGATCGTTACTTTTGTGGAAATATAGAAGTTGGCAGATCAACCAAACTCTTCTGACCGTGAGAATCAGAAGAGGAGATAAAGAGAAAGATGCAGGAAATCATCCGTTGGGACAATTTCCTATGGACCTTGCGTTCGGATATTAATTTGAAAGGACGGTGCTTGAgaatgtacgaaaaaaattggcagCTTGCTGGTACAATATATATTAATATCAACACGCAAACGCTCACGAGGAACACGAGAACTTCGACGTCTGACTTCTTCGATCACTTTCACAACACTGAAAGGCGATAAATAGAATTGAAATCTTGTTTCCGGGAGaagttttgataaaaaatgtgaGCTCATTTTGTCCGCTCCCTCTCTTTTCACTGTCAACCTCCGAATATTAGTGTCTCGGTCATCtaatttttcgtaattcgATCAATGAGATTTTCGAAGGACCGATAACCTTTTACTGGagattcaaaacgaaaaagCTTACAAAAAAGTTaacatgtatttttttattctgtagTATCAAGAAAATGATCAATAAGAACGTTATCATGAGTATAAGcaataatgatgataaaatGTTTCGAAGGGTTCGTacaatcgatcaataaaaaaatcgtagtTAATATGAATCGAGTTGGCTTTGCTACACAGTGAATGAAGAAATTCGTCGATTCCAGCAGTTAGTCACGATTGTATCTTTTTCCAGAGATTCCTTATCGGTCGATGTTATCTACGGATTCTTAGCTTCGACGAATTGAACAACGACGTATTTCTTATGCCTGAATGCAATCTCGTAGTTTCGTTACGTTTCATCGCCATTTTTCATATAAATAGATCAATCGCGAGATGACCTTTTCAAGATTGTAAGCCTCACCTACGATGGGCTGGGTTCCAATATTTTTGGATACCCAGATACACGTCTTAGAAAAATCTAGTTGATCCGACAACCGTTATATTTATAGCAGCTTGTAAGTTCCAATCCACGCtgatactaaaaaaaaaaaaaaaaacattcgtgtCTTCTTATTCTTGGACTCTATGGATAACATATAGGcacgcaaaaaaaatgtatatatatataatgaaaGAAACATTTTCTCAGATTCGTGAGAACAGCCAAAGGACACATGACGATCGAGTGACAgcgcttttgtttttatttacatCACGCGGAGTACACGATTTCTTAGAAAAAACTCTTAAAAAGGGCTTAAGATCGATCCCCtacgacagccccaaccaaaagttatgtaccgtctgcatattaaaaggattgataattcgttcggatcgtaatcgataactttgtaaagagcctatatacgtactcgataccagcagatatagtacaaatatcatttgctttcgtaaaatttattctaaaagtatttttgatttgacatcgcgagtaaattttttgacggaactatccgggctacgcttcaaaacacagaaaaggttgtctatacagacgacattcgcttgttcgcttgcaaaatatatcgtttgCATCTTAAACCTTTgtacttctcgagactatatctgtcaaactagatggtccatcaccttgatttttttttcacaatatctgtgatatcctgctctagctcctcctcgttttttataaacttcctaattttagtactagctgtagaattaataatgtgctgtttgcctatgcgtggtccatatgttacgtgttaattgagtcaacttcaattacatatatctcgggttcgggatggtgaaacttgttaaaattttatagaggtgttgttcatatgttaaacaatgcgtatgccaaatttaaataatttcctaatttaactgtctcgtggcgGAACCACCTTAAGGAGTGAACGTTAGAAAGGAGGACGAAGCTTCTGGATCTCCTAACTTTCTGTCTGATTAAAGTCTGATATTGTTGTTTTGAATCTTATCAACTTGTGTTGTGTAGGGTATTCCATATCAAGTGGACCACCCTAATTTCATCATTAAAAGGTTGTttagaagaaaatcacgtcttatgagaatgattttttaaattaacgGAGTGGGTAGTCGAATATTCAAGCAATATCCCTGCAAAATTTGAAGTTGATTCGGATATTAtttacggagaaaaaaaatcgcaaagtTGCGTACTTTTCAACACTTTAGTACAGCTTCTAATGGACAGAGCCATGCGCAATCTCACTAAACTCATGATATATTTGTACATGCCATTGaacttttattgaaaaattgacggcGTAATCTCTGAAATATTCCGTGTTAATTAGTATCAAAATTTTTGGGCTTtggaaaatttcttcaattgaAAGAGCGTGTCCAAGTCAATTATTCTGCGTCCAAATGTcattttcgacttttttgGAGGAGTTATGGTTGCAGATGTCAAATCATCACATGTTGCATGATGAGATGCGTTTCCCAATATTATGTTTTTGTTTCAACCGCTGATTATACACCGCTTCCGTCACACATTTATTCTTGCACATTCACTTTGCTCACGATTCATGATCCGGTAATTAAAACATTTGTTTGTGTCCAAAAATATACAGAGCAAGTGACaccgtttaaaattttttagaggttgtGTTGCCATCAGCTATCAGCCGATAACGACGAGCCTGCGTTATCGAGTACGAGCGACAAAAGGGCTCCAACGTTGCCGCGATGGTTCgtgattttatcattttcaattaaatgAAGGTTAAACCATTGAAAAATGAGACAAGATGAGATATCATGTTAACTATGGTAAAGGATACGGATAATGCAAATTTTGAGTATTTGCAtcgagtaaataaaaaaaaatactggtgGGAAACTTATAGGGCTCCAAAAAAAATAGCTATGGCGCCCAATGAATAAGCATAGGAAAGTTACCCCCACTCTGATCCATCCCCACTCTTCTTCTAAACAaccttaaggtattcctttcgcagggccgtattttttggtgtcgCAAACTAGGTCACTCGAcatttggactgattcctaacctctgagaagtcgctgctatatgggaaaagcttctgcttctgccatttttccaacttatatcgttaatatctcttttcaGCATTCGATAACCCTTTATCTTTATtgtcgctatggattccttacatttttttctatccatgAGATAGTTTTTAACAGGAGTTTAGAGATATTCAGtgtataaattattgaatagaaatgtggtgatgatggattctccataagctcctgtagaaattttacgatttttaacattttaattcttcattaaatggtcgataacctgacctgaaatttcgtcaATCTATATGGATGCAGTTGTACTTTActgtaaattaaaatcaattttttgtggagatttcgggttcgtgaaaggaatatattaagaggatggatcagttggtatatcgcaaccgtgagtgcgagagagatagttgcaaatttcgaaatcgaaattctttgacacagtttgaccgattaaaaaaaggctctgtcagtcgatttttaccatcgttctgcgtaggctgacagagcctttttttaatcgatcaaactgtatcagagaatttcgatttcgaaaattccaagtgaggttagtcgactgatccatactcttaacgaAGTACCCTCGGTACGTAGTGAGTCAGAGAGTTTTAGTCTTTAATATGGGTAACGTAGTATATATTTCAGCAACACCGTAGCCCCTGGGTTAGTGTACGTGCTCACGTACAAGTACAAGCATTGAGTCTACGTATAGTTATAGTCGCGTATTGGGATCTGACAAAATTCGTGAGACATCTGGTGTCAAATTTTGAACTACAACCGGGAACAACATGGGAACATGGACAACTAACACACGCACAAGTCACTTGAAGATGTGACACATACATGTACGTTGCACCCCGGTATGCGCCATTTTTAGCTTGGCCATGCCTCCATGTCAGATCCCAATAGGAAACCCAGCTTCTGcgtgttttgtttttcatcagTGGGTAAAGAAATCCGAAGTATGTACGGGAAAAGAAAGATCCCTAACCTCAAAGAAGACttcaaaaatgattaaattgaCGGTGtcttcttttcatattttctatttcttattgtttccgaaaataattgatgcaTGAAACACACAAAATGTTCGTTACAAATGTATAATATTTCTTTTGCAATACTGTGTTTCTATCGTTGACTCAATTTGCGCATGTTCAGACGGTTTCGAAAGTGCTGCTGTAACTTATATTCGAATGAAGCGCCATAACCTACAATTCTGCGGTGTTGCCACATTTGCGTGTTGCTCAAAAACCTTGTCTTATTTCCAGTCATTTCTTAGAACACAAGCAAGCTTTGCATGttttccaaaaagaaaaatattcattggaCATTCGTTTCTTCGTCATCTTGGGTTTTTCGTAATCATCATTCgtctttttcatcattttcgtcATCATTCGTCTTTCGTAATCTTGGGTTTTTGTTGcacgttttga
This sequence is a window from Venturia canescens isolate UGA chromosome 8, ASM1945775v1, whole genome shotgun sequence. Protein-coding genes within it:
- the LOC122415211 gene encoding G-protein coupled receptor Mth2-like → MSSHFLSKLLPETRFQFYLSPFSVVKVIEEVRRRSSRVPRKSADHQSHPVREIVNMFSPLLTTLFCLLTRIVSSQSINGNTINQNINYNTTENWITQYDAGKNNSDRALPVNDFDYQQQLTSESKKSPDADEQKPTISICCKPGEYFNGINCYENKSMPANDIFPPILNSKLEISSKKPSDFIWRYGYFCEKGSYQTSDDHNDVYHLLEDGTIVQPNDSDYTFLREKEYCLAWNMTENGPKHFLMVCFRDAILEEDRSFEYTLYPIIMLISTIFLFATFVVYSILPDLKTMHGHTLRCYVASLLVSYIGLSITQLTTGTNFIEDHLYLCIILAFIIHFAFLSSFFWLNVMCFDIWWTFGGFRSIQGTVRQREKKKFIIYSIYAWGSASVLTGVCVIMDFAPGIPKNFIRPEFGTGSCWFINESAKALYFYGPIGVTVLCNICLFISTTIKIIQHKKDTAHHLKGMDSQRHDDNKQWFNLYLKLFIVMGINWSMEIISWLFKDSPQYVWYITDLANTLQGVIIFIIFVWKDKTKRLLLKRLGCQNNSFQSRNSTRSGYHSSASRTCTTTAMMATLQEKNVSNERTKTTTDESDCL